The Cryptomeria japonica chromosome 6, Sugi_1.0, whole genome shotgun sequence genomic interval tatatatatatatatatacatatatatatagatagatagatagatagatctctctctctctctctctctctctctatatatatatatatatatatatatatacatatatatatatatatagatagatagatatctctctctctctctctctctctctctctctctctctctctatctatctatctatctatctatctatctatctatctatatatatatagagagagagagagagagatcctagAAAGAGAGAGAGTTACAAACCGTCAGATTTAacactttaaatcaatttttttttcttgagcTTTCTCATGATgttagcttatatatatatattgatgcttccaaattaaatgttttccaTTTTTTTCTATATGTTCTAGGGTTTTTTTTGTGGTATTTCTCTCAACTTACCATTAAACTACTTGTTTGCCTGTCATCATTGAATCTTATATGGAATGCTAATGAATCATATGCACAAACTtgactcttttttttgtttttttggcgaAAGTGGCAACtactaaataatattaattaaataaataaacgggTTCAAAGGCTCTTGGaggaaagaaccagcaagaaaacctCCATTCCTTGCCAATAAGTACAAATATGAGAGTATAGACTATACATATCCTTTGCTACATTGCATCCGCAATAATAAAAAGGGATGCCATATTAGTCCTGAAAAATAGATTTACATTTACCCTATCAGACCACAAAGAACTAAATCATATGTTATAAGACACATCATATATGATAAGAGCTTATGACAACTCAACAAAATTTAAACCTGCAAATAGGGAGTAATTCCCCTATACTGTTTAGATTAATGGCTTGTGGTCTTTGAAAAGAAATTCCCTTTTCTCCACTTGAAGATTTACCCTAAGATTCCACGAACCATACTCCATCGAGGCCATTGTATCCCTGAATTGTTGTTGACTTTGATGAAGTGAAGAAGACGACGAGGTCCCCTGTACCTGCATATTCTTGATGTCAAATATCTGAAAGCCTCTGTGATGATGGATCAAGTGGTTTCCCACACTTGCAGTCACATCCCATGTGTTAAAACTTTTTCATTGCTAATGACCTCCGCCAGTTGTGGAAAATTATCTAAGTTAGGCTCAAAATTGGATGAGTCTATATTATTATTATCGCAACCCAAGTTAGCTAAAACATTTGGTGCTTTGTTTCCCTCTCAAACAATGTGTGCAATATGATACTCATTGAAGGTAGTTAATAATGtctatattttctttaaaacataaatcataaaaatatTTGTTTGAAGTAGAATAAGTAGCCATAATACAGATGAAAATAACACACAAAACTAATAAAAGATATAGAATTTTAGTCTGTTCTAGGTAGGGTAATTGTAAGAAAGCAGAATTTTATGTATAAAAACAATTAAAGTGAAATTCACAAAACATGAAATCGTTATGATGACTGCCCAAAAAGTGTGTTTATAtaaatacacatgtatatataatgGGGACATGCAATTTAATTATACAATGCTaaaaaaagaaaccctaaaacCCATTTAATCTCGAAGCAGAAAATACCTTTTTTTCCATGAGGTTTGATAATGGCGTTTGTTAGAAGCTAGAATACAAGTTTGACAATGTATTTTGAAACACACCAAAGCTTCATGGAAACACACAGTTGAATGGTTAGGAAGGagaaaaccaaaaaaacaaaaccctaaaacctaGATAAAACTATGAAAAACATTTAATTTGGAAGTGACAATTACCTATGATTTTTTGAGGTTTGATAATGGTATTAGTTTGGAATAAACCAAGTAGTCATAATACAAATGAAAATAGCAACCAGAAAGATTAAATGCAAACATGTAAAGACGTAGTTTAATGGTTAGTTGGGAGAAATCCTTAAAACATAACCCTAAAACATTAAATTTGGAAACGACAATTACATGTGCTTCTACGAGGTTTGATAATGGCATCCATTTGGAGTAGACCAAGCAACCAGAATACAAATGAAAATAGCAACTAGATTCGATAACGCATTGGAAATATAAAAAATACCCACAGTTAAAAATGAAAACCATTCAATCTCAAAGCGGAAATTACTTGTGCTTCCACGAGGATTGAAAATGGCGTCCGTTTGGAGCAAATCAAGTAGCCAAAATACAGATAAAAATAGCAACCAAATTCGATAACATATTTCGAAATACACTACAATTAATTTAATGGGGACACATAGTTTAATGGATAGttgacaaaaatataaaaaaaaacccACAGAAAAATATGAAAACCATTTAATCTAGAAGCAAAAATTACTTGTGGTTCGCCAAGGGTTAATAATGACATTCATTTGCACTAGACTAAGAAGccaaaataaagatgaaaaatacaccacaactggtttaatggaATCAAACAGTTTAATGGTTAGTTAAGAGAAATATCAAAAAAACCCATACAAAAGTATGAAAACCATTTAATCTGGAAGAAAAAATTACCTATGGTTCACTGAGGGTTTATAATGGCATTCATTTGGAGCAGACTAAGTAGACAAAATATAGATGAAATCAGCAGCCAAGTTCAATAATGCATTTGTTTCCGTAGAAGATTTTTATGAAATACAAATGAATATAGTAGACAGGTTCAATACTGTATTTTCCAATACACCACAACTCTTTTTTTTTTCCATATAAGATTTAACGGAGACATGACGTGGCTGTAGGTAGTGCTCGCATGCTGCAATTTACATGACCACTAATAAATGTGGCGTGAGAAATGTGAGTTGGATGCAACATTAGAGGTaaagattaaatttaaaaaaacaaaaactgcTAATAAATGTGTGGTTAGAAATGTGAGATCAAAGTGACACTGAAACTTAATGCCAACTTTTTTGGATGTTGTGCGGGCTAATTTTTTGGGTGATTGACAATTTTCCGAGCTTAAAAGCCCACACTAAAGTTTATGGACCAACAAAACCTATTGTAGGGGAGAGGatctagtagttgtgcaccctaactttgcgcttctcaaaatattataaggaaatttcaaatcactcccaattttaaaacaacttacttggcaagtcccctacttgtaattaaggtttcagggccacatttgatgccacatcagcatgctttttgccaaggcatccaaaacagcccccaaaaaaggtgagaccaatagtcgtGCTAAAGGGGCCCCAATatttgtgcagctgatgtggcatcacatgattggttgcttttcacAATGAATGGTACATTTCATTTAGTTATTGGTAGTCATCATCactaataacaactttaaagtcacaactattagtgcaatgttgtcaaaaataTTGGACATGAAATCAACAAGTAtgattatcaaatcaacaagttcTATCACAACAATTGAAACACATTCAACTACTGAATTCTCTCCCCTACTTAACAATATCCACAATTGATAGGAGACAACTCGGTATTTAAAGGTATATTAAAGGTATTTTTCAGAAGTGTGTCCTTTCAcgttttgaaatttgcacaaatttCTATTAAAGGAATGAGCACGTTCTATTGAACAAAAGTAGCCTGAGAAAGTTAGCTGATATAGACTTTCACACATGTTAGCTGATATAGACTTGAACAATGATATAATAAAGTACACCGTGGGAAATACGGTGAATTTTATGGATACCTTCAGATCTAGAATCTTCTAGGGGGATTATAAATACACTACGTTGCAATGCTTGTTTGAAACATCGATATCTGCAATAGTAAATCCTTTTAGGCAAGTAAAGAGAAGAGGTTTCCATTGCAATGGAGAAGGCAGGCTTAGGAGAGTTTAATGCGGAGGTTGTGGAGAGTTGCCTTGTGCAACCATGCCTGCCTTCGCCCAGAGGCACTCTCTATCTCTCCAACCTTGATAACCAGCCAGCTGCGAGAATGGCCTTCAATACTTTGCTTGTGTATAAGGCTTCTGAGAATGTTTTACCAGATCCTGCCAAAACAATCCGAGAAGCTCTGTCAAAGGTGTTGGTGTATTATTATCCTGTGGCTGGGAGATTGAGAAAGAAAGAAGATGGGAAGCTTCAAGTGGAGTGCACAGGAGaaggtgttctctttgttgaagCCATGGTAGACAAGAGCCTGTCAGTCCTTGGAGATTTGGATCAGCTCAAGCCATCATTTAAGCAGCTGCTTTTTAGGTTTCCTTCCAATACAGCTATTGAGGACGTTCATCCCATGGTTATTCAGGTAACATCGCTTTAAGAAAGATAAAATAACTAGGAAAATTCACTTAAAAAAATATTGTTGTTGTATTTATTTGACAATATAAAGTGTTGATGTAACATGTTTATTGATGGTATATGTTTTTTTAATGATCAATTTTATTATAGGTGAACCATTTTGCATGTGGAGGTTTTGTTGTAGCACTGAATTTTCACCATTGTATATTTGATGGACGAGGGGTAGGACAATTTCTCAACGGTCTTGGAGAGATGGTTAGAGGACATGTTAAGCTATCTATTGAACCAATATGGGATAGAGAGCTTCTTAAACCAAGGAACATGCTAGTTCATGAGTTAGAATTCATTGAAGAAAAGAAACAGAGTACATCTCACTTAGAGATACCTCCAATATATAAAGAATCAGTTCAAATGTCTCTTACCTTAGATTTTGAGACAATTAAATATGTGAAAGATGGAATTATGCCAGAATCTATTGATATTTGTACTACATTTGAGATTTTTGCAGCTTTGGTTTGGCGAGCAAGGACCAAGGCACTTGAAATTCCACATACTCAAAGTGTTAGTATTTCCTTTGTAGTAGACGTAAGTAGATCATTTAATCCCCCACTACCAAATGGATACTATGGAAATAGTATTGTTGGTGCTTTCGCAGAAGCTATTGTGCATGATGTCATAAACAAACCACTTTCATATCTAGTGAATattataaagaaaacaaaaatgtcACTAACTAATAGGTATCTTCGATCAATAATTGATACAGAACAATTTCCAGCAAATGTTCATAGCAACCAAGCTAATATAATTTTAAGTGATTGGAGGTGGTTGGGATTCAATGAAGTTGACTTTGGATCAGGAACTCCAGTGAACATATGTCCTATGTTCTGGAATGAGAATGGATTCAACTTGTCAAATGTTTTTCTCTTTCTCCATTCTCCTAAGAGGACGAATGATGGATTTAAGGTGATAACGTGGATGCCTCCACAAGAATTCAATTTatttgaaattgaaatagaagCCATCACCAACAAATATGCTATGAACAGTTAGGTGGTTTTTTTGTTGTCTGTTAGGTATCAGTTTTATGTGTCTATCTTTGGGACAATGTTTTGTAAACAGggttttgagtcccttcaaaactttTATCCTATAATAAGAAACAAATGTGTTATGAATGCTTCTAAACACTAATGTATTGGTTAAACCTtttcatttttaaataaaattttagatGAGCTCATGGACAAACTTTCTCAAAGTAAATTAGTTTTTTTATGTTTATCATAGAATCATTAAATCTATAAAGTGGTTtggataaagaaaataaaaaattaatgcttCTAAATTAAAgtcatattttttcaaaaaaaaatgacacattaattaaatattgaatttttatcttaatttaatttctaaatatATTTCCCTCTTCACATAACCAATTATTTTTGTTTATATGATTTATTTTTCCTATCTTAAATATCAATTATATtagtaatttattatttttatgtaCTAAAATTGTATTAGATGATCGTTTTTAGTAATCTTCTTCCATCTCAACAATTTAAAGTTTTTATGTAGTAAAGAATTTATGTTTTACAGTGTCGAAATTAAtggatttaataaaatattttagatttgcatAAGTAGACATAAAAGTAACAAGTATTTAGacataattatataataattttaatttaaaatataacaattttaattttaaaattttagatgTCCTTTTAGTAACCTCTTGAAGGAAATCACTAGATaataatatcattttattttattttatttaatatgtttTAAATACAAGATGTTATTGTTAGGGTTTTAGTTTATAGATAATGAAttacaatataattttttataaaaaaattgtaatgaaattgatatatatatttttaattgttaGTAATATTCTCCATTTTTTTTCTACATAAGgaaaaagcatatatatatatatatatatatatatataaagaaagttaCATGTTGCTTTCATAAGCAAGGCTCTTTATTAGCCAGATGAGCACCCTGAAGGCtatgatcaaaatacaatacaaAATATTCAAGATTAGCTATTATCATGGCTCTTTTTTAGCTAGATGAGTACCTTGAATTTTatgatcaaaattcaaatttttttccaATCCTTACGAAGTATTCAAGATAAACTATTACTGCTCTCATTAATATTCTCTATGTTAGTATTGGTTTGAATATTATAGTTTATATTTTGAATATATTAAGAAGTGAAATTTAGTTCCAAAATCTTTACATAAAAAATTAGCATATATACAAAATCGTAAAAAGATGGGGCAACCAACACAATTGTGAGAAAGTTGTGAggacaaaataaattaaaaaggaGGAACAATATCATAACTAAAACTAGTAGTTTTCACTCCCATGATGAGCCTATGAAACATGCTTTGGAAGAcctttattctttctttcaacaatagTTTAGAAAACCTCGTTATCCATATCCACTAAAATTGGATAGAATGGAGACAAAATTCCCTTTGAGGTCTCAATTTGGGGTGGCACATGAGGAGAGTAATACATAATTAGTGAAGTTTAAATTAGAGAAGCAACTAGAAAAATTAGAGTAGAAACACCAACACCAACCAGTAAAAGTGGTTGTGATTTGATGGAGGAGTGGTAAGAAACATTGATGGAGAAGGGAGAACCTCTGCATCAATGACTATAGGAACAAAAGTGTGTAAAGTATAACAAACCTAGACCATATCCTCAATAAGGTGTTCTTGAAGAGAATCATTTCAACAAGAGGAAGATCTTGAGACCTTATGGTGTAGGAAAATTGATGACAATTTTTTTAACATGGCAAAGCGTTTCCTACAATTGAAGGGGATGTCTCTTAGTCCAAAGTATGACCCCCAAGAGTATTTTGCCACTCGCAAACCAAACTCTACCTAGAagtgtacaaaaaaaaaaaaaaaaaaaaagaataactagTGAGAAAAAATAGTAGCTGCTTGATACACCACAATAAAATGTCTTATAAATTTTCCAATACATTCATGGTAATAATTGTGTCATCAATGAAAAGGAAGATTAGGGAGTATATTTTAAACTAGCATTTGATTTGAAAGGATTTAGTGAGATGATTAAAGGAGGAAAACAAAGGATTTAGTAAGAGGACATTTTGGCTCCAGAACGATGAGCAACCATCTAAATATATTATGATGTAATACTGAATTGAATGTAATCATAATTAACCCTTGGAGCAAGGGTAAATTTTAAGTTTACCTTGTGTAATAGGCCACCTAGATGAGGCCACAATCTATAAAATCCACAAATTAGTCCTTTTTAAGACAAATATTCATTTTTTAAAAGTTCATTctaaaaaagaacaacaaagaaagacaaaacacaATATAACAAAGGCTTTCCAAATGTAAGAGTAgcaagaaaaataacaaaaaatataatattgaATTCCTTTGATGTAGGATATTAAATAACTAAGTAGTAATCGCCAAAGATATAGGTAATTTGGGAAAGATATTCATTCTTTAAATTACAAATAAGAGAATCCAAAATATTTCCTATGGCTCAAGATACATTAGAGATTCAATGTCTAGTGTCTTAAATCTTAGCAATGAACCCTTAGAAACATTAACATGTCCATGTAGCCTCCTAGAGTAGGTAACAAGGGCACAACAAATAAACTAAATTCTCATGATGAAATTTAGATGTCCCCAAATCTTCCACTAAGTGTAGAGGAAAGAAACTAGATAGGGCTAGGAAAACAtcatttcaaaataaattaaattagttTTTACCCCCCAAAAAAATGCTattctaattattatttttatttttatta includes:
- the LOC131064151 gene encoding 3'-N-debenzoyl-2'-deoxytaxol N-benzoyltransferase-like, with product MEKAGLGEFNAEVVESCLVQPCLPSPRGTLYLSNLDNQPAARMAFNTLLVYKASENVLPDPAKTIREALSKVLVYYYPVAGRLRKKEDGKLQVECTGEGVLFVEAMVDKSLSVLGDLDQLKPSFKQLLFRFPSNTAIEDVHPMVIQVNHFACGGFVVALNFHHCIFDGRGVGQFLNGLGEMVRGHVKLSIEPIWDRELLKPRNMLVHELEFIEEKKQSTSHLEIPPIYKESVQMSLTLDFETIKYVKDGIMPESIDICTTFEIFAALVWRARTKALEIPHTQSVSISFVVDVSRSFNPPLPNGYYGNSIVGAFAEAIVHDVINKPLSYLVNIIKKTKMSLTNRYLRSIIDTEQFPANVHSNQANIILSDWRWLGFNEVDFGSGTPVNICPMFWNENGFNLSNVFLFLHSPKRTNDGFKVITWMPPQEFNLFEIEIEAITNKYAMNS